The genomic interval TGGGGGCTTAAGACCGGGGGCTCAAGACCGGATGGACAGGGTCAGGTGTCGCTTGAGCTCGTCCACGCATTGCTCCATCACCGTGATGTCCTTTGTCACCTTGCTCATGAGGATGGCGCCCTCAAGGCTGGCCACGAGAAAGTGGGCCGCCCCCTCGGGATTGCAGTCGGCTCTGAGCCGCCCGGACGCCTGACCCTGGCGCAGCGATCGGGCCAGTGTCGCGCGCCACTGGACGAAGATCTCGGCCAGCCGCTGCCTGAAGCCCTCGTGGACGTCGGACAGCTCGGAGGCGAGATTGCCGATGGGGCAGCCTCCGACGCAGTTGCGCTGGCGCAGGTTGTCAAGGACACGGTCGAGGAAGCCGTGGATCTGCGCTACGGGATCGCGATCGGGATCGGCGAAGGCCGGTTCGAGGGTGCGCTCGAGAAAGCCGCGCACCAGCCGGTCGATGAGGGCGTAGCAGAGCTCTTCCTTGCTCTTGAAGTGGTAGTAGAAGTTGCCCTTGCCCACGCCGCTCTCGCGGAGGACATCGTCGAGCGAGGTGCAGTGGTAGCCCTGCAGGTGGATCAGGCGGGCGGCTGCGTCGAGGATCTGATCCCTCGTCGCGGCTCCCTTTGCGCTCTTCGTCTCGGTCAGCATGTGCCCGTCACGCCCCCTTGGACAACGTATTGTACCAAACAGTCGGTACAACTCTATCTTACGAGTGGTTCCGGCGTCAAGATTTAGTATTTATGCTTCTAACTCAGATACTTGCCGAGCCAAGAGCGCATGGT from Candidatus Rokuibacteriota bacterium carries:
- a CDS encoding TetR family transcriptional regulator C-terminal domain-containing protein, whose translation is MLTETKSAKGAATRDQILDAAARLIHLQGYHCTSLDDVLRESGVGKGNFYYHFKSKEELCYALIDRLVRGFLERTLEPAFADPDRDPVAQIHGFLDRVLDNLRQRNCVGGCPIGNLASELSDVHEGFRQRLAEIFVQWRATLARSLRQGQASGRLRADCNPEGAAHFLVASLEGAILMSKVTKDITVMEQCVDELKRHLTLSIRS